A region from the uncultured Draconibacterium sp. genome encodes:
- a CDS encoding DNA gyrase/topoisomerase IV subunit A, which produces MSEENLNHEEIQDDNIKEEVTYLSGMYRDWFLDYASYVILERAVPYINDGLKPVQRRIMHAMREMDDGRYNKVANIIGQTMQYHPHGDASIGDAIVQLGQKDLLIDTQGNWGNILTGDGSAAPRYIEARLTKFALEVLFNPKTTEWKLSYDGRKKEPVTLPVKFPLLLAQGVDGIAVGLASKMFPHNFVELIDASIAYLKGKDFELFPDFPTGGSADFSKYNDGLRGGSVKVRAKIEKRDNKTLVINEVPYGKTTSTLIESIIKANDKGKIKVKKIDDNTAENVEVLVHLSPGVSSDKTIDALYAFTDCEVSLSPNACIIENDKPHFIGVSEILKRSADSTKALLKLELEIRKSELEEQWHFSSLEKIFIEERIYKDKKFEDSENMDQAVAHIDKRLEPWKPKLRREVTREDILRLMEIRMARILKFNKDKANDHLQAIEDEIAEVEHNIENIVDFTIAWFKHLKQKYGKGKERKTEIRSFENIVATKVVVKNEKLFVDRKEGFMGTSLKKAEFVCDCSDIDDIVIFRRDGSYFITKVTDKAFIGKNILHLAVFKKNDKRTIYNVVYKDGESGFYYMKRFFVTGVTRDKEYNLTKETKGSRIVYFSANPNGEAEVLKVVLKPKPRLKKLIFEEDLGELAIKGRQSMGNILTKNDVHKITLKEKGVSTLGGRKIWFDPDVLRLNADSRGTFLGEFSGEEQILVIYKNGEFQLYNYDLSNHFQQDILVIEKFDKRKILSVVYYDADQDYYYVKRFEIDEPEGKLIRFIGDNKDNKLISLTWVHYPRLELTFGGKNAERDPEIIEVAEFIGVKSWKAKGKRLSNYEVNNIKEIEPIIKDDYDHRDEEPEPEDEEKETKTAEKKDIEDIPFEIKRPKKDDDEKDGDTSQMSLF; this is translated from the coding sequence ATGTCAGAAGAGAATTTAAATCACGAAGAAATTCAGGATGATAATATAAAAGAGGAAGTAACCTACCTATCGGGGATGTACCGCGACTGGTTTCTGGATTACGCCTCGTATGTAATACTCGAAAGGGCAGTGCCATACATTAACGATGGCTTAAAACCTGTGCAGCGTCGTATTATGCATGCCATGCGCGAAATGGATGATGGCCGGTACAATAAAGTGGCCAATATTATTGGGCAAACCATGCAGTATCATCCACATGGCGATGCATCTATTGGCGATGCTATTGTGCAATTGGGACAAAAAGATTTGCTGATTGACACGCAGGGAAACTGGGGAAACATTTTAACCGGCGACGGATCGGCAGCTCCCCGATACATTGAGGCACGGCTCACTAAATTTGCGTTGGAGGTTTTATTTAATCCCAAAACCACCGAATGGAAATTATCGTATGACGGCCGTAAAAAAGAACCCGTTACCTTGCCCGTAAAATTCCCATTGTTACTGGCCCAGGGAGTTGATGGCATTGCCGTGGGGCTGGCCTCAAAAATGTTTCCGCACAACTTTGTCGAATTAATTGATGCTTCAATCGCTTACTTAAAAGGAAAAGATTTTGAACTGTTTCCGGATTTTCCAACAGGAGGATCGGCTGATTTTAGCAAATACAACGATGGTTTGCGCGGAGGGTCGGTAAAAGTAAGAGCGAAAATTGAAAAACGCGATAATAAAACCCTTGTTATTAACGAGGTTCCCTATGGAAAAACCACTTCAACTTTAATTGAATCGATAATTAAAGCCAACGACAAAGGCAAAATTAAAGTAAAAAAGATTGATGATAATACAGCAGAGAATGTAGAAGTACTGGTTCACCTATCGCCCGGTGTATCGTCAGATAAAACCATTGATGCACTTTATGCATTTACCGATTGCGAAGTGTCTTTATCGCCCAATGCCTGTATAATCGAAAACGATAAACCCCACTTTATTGGTGTTTCCGAAATTCTGAAGCGATCAGCCGATTCAACAAAGGCACTGCTAAAGCTCGAATTAGAGATTCGAAAATCGGAGTTGGAAGAGCAATGGCACTTTTCATCGTTGGAAAAAATATTTATTGAAGAGCGAATTTACAAGGATAAAAAGTTTGAAGATTCCGAAAACATGGATCAGGCCGTGGCACATATCGATAAGCGTCTTGAACCATGGAAACCCAAACTGAGGAGAGAAGTAACCCGCGAAGATATTTTACGCCTGATGGAAATTCGGATGGCGCGAATCCTGAAATTTAATAAAGACAAAGCGAACGACCATTTGCAGGCCATTGAAGACGAAATTGCCGAGGTGGAGCACAACATCGAAAATATTGTAGATTTTACAATTGCCTGGTTTAAGCACTTGAAGCAAAAATATGGTAAGGGTAAAGAGCGGAAAACCGAAATCAGGAGTTTTGAAAATATTGTGGCTACCAAAGTTGTGGTGAAAAATGAAAAACTTTTTGTCGACCGCAAAGAAGGATTTATGGGCACATCGCTTAAAAAAGCTGAATTTGTTTGCGATTGTTCTGATATCGATGATATTGTTATTTTCCGCCGCGACGGGTCTTACTTTATCACAAAAGTAACGGATAAAGCCTTTATCGGGAAAAACATTTTACACCTGGCCGTTTTTAAGAAAAACGACAAACGTACGATTTACAACGTGGTATACAAAGACGGCGAAAGCGGTTTTTATTACATGAAACGCTTTTTTGTAACGGGCGTAACCCGCGACAAAGAATACAACCTTACCAAAGAAACAAAAGGCTCGCGCATTGTGTATTTCTCTGCCAACCCGAATGGCGAAGCAGAAGTGCTAAAAGTGGTGCTGAAGCCAAAGCCGCGTTTAAAAAAGCTAATTTTTGAAGAAGACCTGGGAGAACTGGCCATAAAAGGTCGCCAGTCGATGGGGAACATTCTTACCAAAAACGATGTTCATAAAATTACCCTGAAAGAAAAAGGCGTGTCGACACTTGGCGGACGAAAAATCTGGTTCGACCCCGATGTTTTGCGACTTAATGCCGATAGCCGGGGTACTTTCCTGGGCGAGTTCTCGGGCGAAGAACAGATTCTTGTAATCTACAAAAACGGAGAGTTTCAGTTGTATAACTACGACTTGAGCAACCACTTTCAACAAGATATTCTGGTGATCGAGAAATTTGATAAACGCAAAATATTATCGGTAGTTTATTACGATGCCGACCAGGATTATTACTATGTAAAACGATTTGAAATTGATGAACCTGAAGGCAAGCTCATACGTTTTATCGGCGATAACAAAGACAATAAACTAATAAGTTTAACCTGGGTGCATTACCCACGCCTCGAGCTAACATTTGGAGGAAAAAATGCCGAGCGCGACCCTGAAATTATTGAAGTTGCCGAATTTATTGGTGTAAAGTCATGGAAGGCAAAAGGTAAGCGCTTGTCGAATTACGAGGTGAATAATATTAAAGAAATTGAGCCGATAATAAAAGACGACTACGATCATCGGGATGAAGAGCCGGAACCGGAAGATGAGGAAAAAGAAACAAAAACGGCTGAAAAGAAAGATATTGAAGATATTCCTTTTGAAATAAAACGCCCCAAAAAGGATGATGATGAAAAAGATGGGGACACCAGCCAGATGTCGTTATTTTAA
- a CDS encoding shikimate kinase: MRVYLIGYMGCGKSRLGRRFSEHLGVQFVDMDDYIEERNCKTVPQLFADYGEDGFRERERKALEELSEFTDVVIATGGGAPCFFDNIDLMNKTGKTVFLNIDPAILADRLLSSKTERPLIKGKSREELVAFIDETLKKRKQFYSQAQFIISEPDFDLDKLQEMIS; the protein is encoded by the coding sequence ATGCGAGTATATTTAATTGGATATATGGGCTGTGGAAAATCAAGACTGGGAAGACGCTTTTCGGAACACCTTGGTGTGCAGTTTGTTGATATGGACGATTACATTGAGGAACGAAACTGTAAAACAGTACCTCAGCTTTTTGCCGACTATGGAGAAGACGGATTTAGAGAAAGAGAGCGTAAAGCACTGGAAGAACTATCGGAATTTACCGATGTAGTTATTGCTACCGGTGGAGGTGCACCGTGTTTTTTTGATAATATCGATTTAATGAATAAAACCGGCAAAACAGTTTTTCTGAATATTGATCCGGCAATTCTTGCCGACAGGTTGCTTTCTTCTAAAACTGAACGGCCTTTAATAAAAGGAAAATCGCGCGAAGAATTGGTAGCATTTATTGATGAAACACTAAAAAAGAGGAAGCAATTTTACTCGCAGGCACAGTTTATAATAAGCGAACCTGATTTTGACCTCGATAAACTTCAGGAAATGATTTCCTGA
- a CDS encoding thiamine pyrophosphate-binding protein, with product MSTVAQVFAHTLKEIGVTFVFGVPSGNMIDYIEAIRKEEGIEFVLVGHEATAAFMAGVCGKLTGVPGVCFATFGPGATNLSTGVGGAQLDRFPLLAFTDEMPDKLLARSVQMNINHQQLFFPITKWTTRLNQHNLEEIILKGAGIASDKTPGAVHIGIPAGIGQNPVPKTKSEVDYLRLEKKRWAPLLAEQLAKVEKLIQTSKKPVLAVGLSAVHAQVGEQLVALAQKFQVPVVLTPMAKGLFPEDHPLYAGVLFHALSDAVAEVYGQADLVIGIGYDPVEFNYEDWMPEVPLIHIDCKEADVASEQIREVCNVLGALDVALNELLQLEIEPKHWDVQFVQENKRQIFEKLRPEPDCFGPLAVVNELRKILPDEGILTVDVGAHLHLVGQLWRTPKPENLLMTNGWSSMGFAIPAALAAKLCKPDLPVVALMGDGGFAMMAGELASAKRLKLKIVFVVICDNSLSLIRIKQQKKGFNAAYGTDLEIRTEQATNHYFGVPVIRAMNKTAYVNALNEAFNQNGPVVIEAVVDGQAYDELLLRANKKF from the coding sequence ATGTCAACAGTTGCACAAGTATTTGCCCATACCTTAAAAGAAATTGGAGTTACATTCGTTTTTGGGGTTCCCAGCGGAAATATGATTGATTATATTGAAGCAATACGCAAGGAAGAGGGAATTGAATTTGTTTTGGTAGGACACGAAGCTACTGCAGCTTTTATGGCAGGTGTTTGTGGCAAACTAACAGGAGTTCCGGGTGTGTGTTTTGCTACTTTTGGCCCGGGGGCAACCAACTTAAGCACGGGGGTAGGTGGTGCACAGCTCGATAGGTTTCCGCTTTTGGCCTTTACCGATGAAATGCCTGATAAGCTGCTCGCTCGAAGCGTGCAAATGAACATCAACCACCAACAGCTGTTTTTTCCAATAACCAAATGGACAACCCGCCTTAACCAACATAACCTTGAGGAAATTATATTAAAAGGGGCAGGCATTGCAAGCGACAAAACGCCTGGTGCTGTGCACATAGGAATTCCGGCTGGAATAGGACAAAATCCGGTGCCGAAAACCAAATCGGAAGTAGATTACCTGCGCCTGGAGAAAAAACGATGGGCACCATTGCTTGCCGAGCAATTGGCTAAAGTTGAGAAGCTTATTCAAACAAGTAAAAAACCGGTTCTGGCTGTTGGCTTGTCAGCCGTACACGCGCAGGTTGGTGAACAACTTGTTGCACTTGCCCAAAAGTTTCAGGTACCGGTAGTGTTAACTCCAATGGCAAAGGGACTGTTCCCCGAAGATCATCCTTTGTATGCCGGCGTGCTTTTTCATGCTTTATCAGATGCAGTTGCTGAGGTATATGGACAGGCCGATTTGGTTATTGGCATAGGTTACGATCCGGTTGAGTTTAATTACGAAGACTGGATGCCCGAAGTTCCCTTAATTCATATCGATTGCAAAGAAGCCGATGTGGCTTCCGAACAAATTCGGGAGGTATGTAATGTGCTTGGAGCTCTTGATGTTGCACTGAATGAATTGCTTCAACTGGAAATTGAACCAAAACATTGGGATGTGCAGTTTGTTCAGGAGAATAAACGACAAATTTTCGAAAAGCTGAGGCCTGAACCAGACTGTTTTGGGCCGCTGGCAGTGGTTAATGAATTGCGCAAAATTTTACCCGACGAAGGAATTTTAACCGTTGATGTAGGCGCTCATTTACACCTGGTGGGGCAGCTGTGGCGTACGCCTAAACCAGAGAATTTACTGATGACCAACGGATGGTCGAGCATGGGATTTGCCATTCCGGCGGCTCTGGCTGCAAAGTTGTGCAAGCCCGATTTGCCGGTGGTTGCATTAATGGGCGACGGAGGTTTTGCAATGATGGCCGGAGAATTGGCCAGCGCAAAACGCCTCAAGCTTAAAATTGTTTTTGTGGTAATTTGTGACAATAGCTTGTCGTTAATTCGTATTAAACAACAAAAAAAAGGTTTTAATGCCGCTTACGGAACAGATTTAGAAATTCGGACAGAACAGGCAACAAACCATTATTTTGGAGTACCCGTAATTCGAGCAATGAATAAAACAGCCTACGTTAATGCATTAAATGAAGCTTTTAACCAAAATGGGCCGGTGGTGATTGAAGCTGTAGTTGACGGCCAGGCCTACGATGAATTGTTGCTGCGTGCAAATAAAAAATTCTGA
- a CDS encoding helix-turn-helix domain-containing protein: MKTNKQLQLAFDFVQYTGQNIFLTGKAGTGKTTFLRNLKIRSPKRMVVVAPTGVAAINAGGVTIHSFFQLSFAPQIGQESKHSGEQRFSKEKINIMRSLDLLIIDEISMVRADILDAIDRTMRRFKNRRKPFGGAQLLMIGDLQQLAPVVRNEEWGLLRREYDTPYFFSSKALKEFPHVSIELTEVFRQQDEKFISILNKVRENKLDDEARSVLNARHQPDFKPGDEEGYITLCTHNVNAQRINESKLHALAGKKQVFTAKVEGKFPEYSYPTDFDLELKVGAQVMFVKNDSNPEKRFFNGKIGQIQTINGNQIFVLCPGEDEEIEVEAQNWENYKYSIDKETGEIREEIEGVYTQIPLKLAWAITIHKSQGLTFDKAIIDAEASFAHGQVYVALSRCKSLEGMVLSTPIAGRSIVNDQTVSSFIREVEENQPGEQELNAARLAFQKEQLAEVFRFYRSEHLLRNIAKLVNENKGSFPEVTIAQLEKLRNNHESEIVEVAARFHKQITDLLRQQPDVYKNDNLQERVKKAAAYFGDKVQHIMADGIKKADLDIDNKEIKRQLKRYVSDLKEDIQLKLTAFESCMEGFDVKRLMDSRAKTLVKQSKSSGQQKAKEITDFENIPHPELFEQLRNYRTEKASELAIPPFMIFSQKVLYALVTYLPTNTASLKLINGLGPRKITQFGADISGIIQHYCTENNIEKGEIPLQEPKQEKKEKKDTKLLTYELFVAGKSIDDIAKERALSANTIEGHLAHYIKLGELDATQLVDEEKLEKIAAYFEKTDDKSFGTAKGHFGNEVSYGELRIGLSYFESKN, translated from the coding sequence ATGAAAACCAACAAACAACTTCAATTAGCCTTTGACTTTGTACAATACACCGGGCAAAATATTTTTCTAACCGGGAAAGCCGGTACCGGAAAAACTACCTTTTTACGCAACCTGAAAATACGCTCGCCTAAACGGATGGTGGTAGTAGCGCCTACAGGAGTTGCAGCTATAAATGCCGGCGGTGTTACCATTCATTCATTCTTTCAGCTGTCGTTTGCACCCCAGATCGGCCAGGAAAGTAAACACAGTGGAGAGCAGCGTTTCTCAAAAGAGAAAATTAATATTATGCGTAGCCTTGATTTACTTATCATTGATGAGATAAGTATGGTGAGGGCCGATATTCTTGATGCTATTGACCGAACAATGCGACGTTTTAAAAACAGACGAAAGCCCTTTGGGGGCGCACAGCTGTTAATGATTGGCGATTTGCAGCAATTGGCACCTGTGGTAAGAAATGAGGAGTGGGGTTTGTTGCGCCGCGAATACGATACGCCCTATTTTTTTAGCAGCAAGGCACTCAAAGAATTCCCGCATGTGAGTATTGAACTTACCGAAGTGTTTCGGCAGCAAGATGAAAAGTTTATTTCTATTTTAAACAAAGTTCGCGAGAATAAGCTTGATGATGAGGCACGTAGCGTTTTAAATGCCCGTCATCAGCCCGATTTTAAACCCGGCGACGAGGAAGGTTACATTACGCTTTGTACGCATAACGTTAATGCACAGCGTATTAACGAATCTAAACTGCATGCATTGGCTGGAAAGAAACAAGTGTTTACCGCAAAAGTAGAAGGTAAGTTTCCCGAATATTCATATCCTACTGATTTTGATTTGGAATTAAAAGTTGGTGCGCAGGTTATGTTTGTGAAAAACGATTCGAATCCTGAAAAACGTTTTTTTAACGGCAAAATCGGGCAAATTCAAACTATTAACGGCAACCAGATTTTTGTGCTTTGCCCCGGCGAGGATGAAGAAATAGAAGTAGAAGCACAAAACTGGGAAAACTACAAGTATTCTATTGATAAAGAAACCGGAGAGATACGTGAGGAAATTGAAGGCGTTTATACCCAGATACCTTTGAAACTGGCCTGGGCAATAACCATTCATAAAAGCCAGGGCTTAACTTTTGATAAGGCAATTATTGATGCAGAGGCGTCGTTTGCCCACGGACAGGTTTATGTGGCTTTAAGCCGGTGCAAATCGCTGGAAGGAATGGTGCTATCTACACCAATTGCCGGCAGAAGCATTGTAAACGATCAAACTGTTAGCAGTTTTATTCGCGAGGTGGAAGAAAACCAGCCAGGAGAACAGGAATTGAATGCTGCCCGATTGGCTTTTCAGAAAGAACAACTTGCCGAGGTTTTTCGCTTTTACCGCTCGGAACACTTGTTGCGAAACATAGCAAAACTGGTTAACGAAAATAAGGGGAGTTTCCCGGAAGTAACCATTGCGCAGCTGGAAAAATTACGAAACAACCATGAAAGTGAGATTGTTGAAGTAGCGGCCAGATTTCATAAGCAAATTACTGACTTATTGCGGCAACAGCCTGATGTTTATAAGAACGATAATTTGCAGGAACGGGTAAAAAAAGCTGCTGCCTATTTTGGCGATAAAGTACAGCACATTATGGCCGATGGAATTAAAAAGGCCGATTTGGATATTGATAATAAAGAGATAAAACGCCAGTTGAAACGATATGTAAGCGATTTGAAAGAAGATATTCAATTAAAATTAACAGCGTTTGAGTCGTGCATGGAGGGATTTGACGTTAAACGGCTGATGGATTCGCGCGCCAAAACGTTGGTAAAACAAAGCAAATCTTCAGGGCAACAAAAAGCAAAAGAAATTACTGATTTCGAGAATATTCCTCATCCGGAATTGTTTGAACAGTTGCGCAACTATCGAACTGAAAAAGCCAGTGAGCTTGCAATTCCTCCCTTCATGATTTTCTCGCAAAAAGTATTGTATGCCCTGGTTACTTACCTGCCAACCAACACAGCATCTTTAAAACTGATTAATGGTTTGGGGCCACGAAAGATTACCCAGTTTGGTGCCGATATTTCAGGGATAATCCAACATTACTGCACCGAAAATAATATTGAAAAAGGGGAGATTCCGCTGCAGGAACCAAAACAGGAGAAGAAAGAAAAAAAAGATACTAAGCTGCTGACTTACGAACTGTTTGTTGCCGGCAAATCCATTGATGATATTGCAAAGGAACGTGCATTGTCAGCCAATACAATTGAAGGGCATTTAGCCCACTACATTAAACTCGGAGAACTGGATGCAACACAATTGGTTGACGAGGAAAAATTAGAAAAAATAGCTGCTTATTTTGAAAAAACTGACGACAAATCGTTCGGAACCGCCAAAGGTCATTTCGGAAATGAGGTCAGCTACGGAGAGTTGCGTATCGGATTGAGTTATTTTGAGTCTAAAAATTAG
- a CDS encoding two-component regulator propeller domain-containing protein → MKRLCCLLIINFALLFVAFPQQFTFSNYSITEGLSQSVVNCLFQDSQGFIWVGTQNGLNRFDGESFKVFRFQPNDSASISNNWIYAISEDKDGNLWIGTKGGLNKYVVADNRFVRICYQTNYSSDITLHSYDNLQLNDGRMLIHTPPVISIFNNNSNEFSHYQSQAPFDPAVKDVKQPVLQDHTGKIWAGCTNGIGAWEGPHSGFECYNFVRKPGDTLATANVTALFQDNKYRIWVGCTNGLFSFNPKSQCFEEHQFQLENGEAFKFSSCIRSLVETKHNQLIVGTEGEGIFLLTELAENRYAIQNFTSDNSGLAHNIVQSLLIDSSENLWVGTLSGVSKADLKRDKFRLYRNSNSPASVNLMGNVIAGMLKNSDGKLWIGNWGQGLNIVDPETNEVVHYSSQHPGNHHLSNDFVHVIFKDNSERIWLGTRNGIFIWDEGSERFEDWRDIFKRPNWPAFANTRIYHIIQDKKEQFWIGTSNGLFNVKPKTGEFIHFNQHGSDKRQIGSNLVYSLLEDSDGLIWIATIGGLDLFNPETNELKHYRKTVGGLSSDFVISLCEDSLNRIWIGTNAAINIFDKQNQKFSYFDEKDGLPSNYIYAIIEDKNNDLWLATGNGLCRFLLDEKRLQTFTSEDGLQNPEFNLRAAYCANDGELLFGGMNGFNTFYPDSLKGNPYLPNMVFTAFRTNTGAIQKEENIAATSKIVLPHKVQSFTIEFAALEFTNPQKNSYAYKMEGVADEWIEIGNRKFVPFFALPPGDYTFAVKGSNNDGKWNENGISLAISILPPWYTSRYAYLAYFFILMLMVWVFIYFRERRLQLDKVKLEKKVLERTIQIEKQNQVIRAKNNELNELNRAKDKFFSIIGHDLRNHFNIIIGFSENLLLSFKKMDPLRQEHHIANIYKSSVLANDLLGNLLTWARLQRNVIVFQPEQINIPHKIRDLLRFHEEAALKKNILIEVFAREELEACVDENMFATIIRNLLANAIKFTHVDGEISVTVLRENNCCVVKVKDNGIGITKENQQKIFQLDSNVGSKGTRGEKGTGLGLIICKEFIEKHRGEISLKSEPGKGSEFTFTLPIQQAMVKKRKSPDEN, encoded by the coding sequence ATGAAACGATTGTGCTGTTTGCTGATTATTAACTTTGCGCTGTTGTTTGTTGCATTCCCGCAGCAATTCACTTTTAGTAATTATTCCATTACCGAAGGCTTGTCGCAAAGTGTGGTAAATTGCCTCTTTCAGGATTCGCAGGGCTTTATCTGGGTGGGCACGCAAAACGGATTAAATCGCTTCGACGGGGAGTCTTTTAAGGTGTTTCGTTTTCAGCCAAATGATTCTGCCTCTATTTCAAATAACTGGATTTATGCCATCTCGGAAGATAAGGACGGTAACCTTTGGATAGGCACAAAAGGTGGATTAAATAAATATGTGGTAGCCGATAATCGTTTTGTGCGTATTTGTTATCAAACCAATTATTCGTCTGATATTACTTTGCACAGTTACGACAACCTGCAGCTTAACGATGGACGTATGCTTATTCATACGCCGCCGGTAATTTCCATTTTTAATAATAACTCAAACGAGTTTTCTCACTACCAAAGTCAGGCCCCTTTTGATCCGGCGGTTAAAGATGTAAAACAACCTGTTTTGCAAGACCACACCGGAAAAATATGGGCAGGATGCACAAACGGTATTGGTGCCTGGGAGGGGCCGCACAGCGGTTTTGAATGTTATAATTTTGTTCGAAAACCTGGCGATACCCTCGCAACGGCAAACGTAACCGCCTTGTTTCAGGATAATAAATACCGAATTTGGGTAGGATGTACAAACGGACTGTTTAGCTTCAACCCTAAATCACAGTGTTTTGAAGAACACCAGTTTCAACTGGAAAATGGGGAGGCTTTTAAATTTTCAAGCTGTATACGAAGCTTGGTTGAAACGAAACACAATCAACTGATTGTTGGTACTGAGGGTGAGGGGATTTTCCTGCTAACCGAACTTGCTGAAAACAGGTATGCCATTCAAAATTTTACTTCTGACAACAGTGGTTTGGCACATAATATTGTACAAAGTTTGCTTATCGATAGCTCGGAGAATCTGTGGGTGGGTACTTTGTCGGGCGTTAGTAAAGCCGATTTAAAACGTGATAAATTCCGGCTATACCGTAACAGCAACTCGCCAGCCTCGGTGAATCTAATGGGAAATGTTATTGCCGGTATGTTAAAAAATTCCGATGGTAAATTGTGGATTGGTAACTGGGGGCAAGGATTAAATATTGTAGACCCCGAAACCAACGAGGTGGTTCATTATTCGTCGCAACACCCGGGAAACCACCATTTGTCCAATGATTTTGTTCACGTAATTTTTAAAGATAACTCCGAAAGAATTTGGTTAGGTACCCGCAATGGTATTTTTATCTGGGACGAAGGAAGCGAACGGTTTGAAGACTGGCGCGATATTTTTAAGCGGCCAAACTGGCCTGCTTTTGCGAACACCCGCATTTATCACATCATTCAGGATAAAAAAGAACAGTTTTGGATAGGTACTTCAAATGGACTTTTCAATGTTAAGCCTAAAACCGGAGAGTTCATCCATTTTAACCAGCACGGCTCCGATAAAAGGCAAATTGGCTCTAATCTGGTTTACAGTCTGCTTGAAGATTCAGATGGTTTAATATGGATTGCCACTATCGGTGGCCTGGATTTATTCAATCCCGAAACCAATGAACTGAAGCATTACCGGAAAACAGTTGGTGGCTTGAGTAGTGATTTTGTAATTTCGTTATGCGAAGACAGCCTAAACAGGATATGGATTGGCACCAATGCAGCTATAAATATTTTTGATAAGCAAAATCAGAAATTCAGTTACTTTGATGAAAAAGACGGTTTACCCAGCAACTATATTTACGCCATTATTGAAGACAAAAACAACGATTTGTGGCTGGCAACGGGGAATGGTTTATGCCGTTTTCTGCTTGATGAAAAGCGCCTTCAAACTTTTACTTCTGAAGATGGTTTGCAAAACCCTGAATTTAACCTGCGTGCGGCTTATTGTGCCAACGATGGTGAATTGTTATTTGGCGGGATGAATGGATTTAATACTTTTTACCCCGATTCGTTGAAAGGAAATCCGTATTTGCCAAACATGGTTTTTACTGCTTTTCGAACCAACACAGGAGCCATCCAGAAAGAAGAAAATATTGCAGCTACCTCGAAAATTGTACTGCCCCACAAGGTGCAGTCGTTTACCATAGAGTTTGCCGCACTTGAATTTACCAACCCACAAAAAAACAGCTACGCCTATAAAATGGAAGGCGTTGCTGACGAGTGGATTGAAATAGGAAACCGAAAGTTTGTGCCCTTTTTTGCCCTGCCTCCGGGCGATTATACATTTGCGGTTAAAGGATCAAATAACGACGGAAAGTGGAACGAGAACGGAATAAGCTTAGCTATTTCAATTCTTCCACCCTGGTATACCAGCAGGTATGCCTATCTGGCTTACTTTTTCATTTTAATGCTCATGGTTTGGGTGTTTATTTATTTTCGCGAAAGAAGATTGCAGCTCGATAAGGTTAAGCTGGAGAAAAAGGTGCTGGAGCGTACCATTCAGATTGAGAAACAGAACCAGGTTATCAGGGCAAAAAATAACGAACTAAACGAGCTAAACCGCGCCAAGGATAAATTCTTCTCCATTATTGGGCACGATTTGCGCAACCATTTTAATATAATTATTGGCTTTTCCGAAAATCTGCTGCTAAGTTTTAAAAAGATGGATCCACTCCGGCAGGAGCATCACATTGCTAATATTTACAAGTCTTCGGTTCTGGCTAACGACCTTTTGGGCAATTTGCTAACCTGGGCGCGTTTGCAGCGAAATGTGATTGTTTTTCAGCCCGAGCAAATAAATATCCCGCATAAAATCAGAGATTTGCTGCGTTTTCATGAAGAGGCTGCGCTTAAAAAAAATATACTAATTGAAGTTTTTGCCAGGGAAGAACTGGAGGCTTGTGTTGATGAAAATATGTTTGCAACCATTATCCGAAACCTGCTTGCCAATGCCATTAAATTTACACATGTTGATGGAGAGATTTCGGTAACGGTATTACGCGAAAATAATTGTTGTGTAGTAAAGGTTAAAGACAATGGAATAGGCATTACTAAAGAAAATCAGCAAAAAATCTTTCAGCTTGATAGCAACGTGGGCAGCAAAGGTACGCGGGGCGAAAAAGGTACCGGTTTGGGTTTAATAATTTGCAAAGAATTTATTGAAAAACACAGGGGTGAAATCAGTTTAAAAAGTGAGCCGGGAAAAGGGAGTGAGTTCACGTTTACCCTGCCAATTCAGCAAGCAATGGTAAAAAAGAGAAAATCACCGGATGAGAATTAA